A genome region from bacterium includes the following:
- the recR gene encoding recombination mediator RecR — MTDLLERLGRLPGLGPRSSQRIAFHLLLRPAGETKKLGEALEKMKASVRFCASCGNLTNRRTCSICEDPGRDHGIICVVEEPKDVVAFEETGSYRGGYHVLMGKISPLDGVGPEDLRIGALVARIRRQSPREVIVATGSDPEGETTAFYLARVLKPLGVKVTRLAAGIPLGTAIDFVDPGTLTRALEGRRDL, encoded by the coding sequence ATGACCGACCTGCTGGAGCGGCTGGGCCGCCTCCCCGGCCTGGGGCCCCGGAGCAGCCAGCGGATAGCCTTCCACCTCCTTCTGCGCCCGGCCGGGGAGACGAAAAAACTGGGGGAGGCCCTCGAAAAGATGAAGGCCTCGGTGCGCTTCTGCGCTTCCTGCGGGAACCTCACCAACCGCCGGACCTGCTCCATCTGCGAGGATCCGGGCCGGGACCACGGCATCATCTGCGTGGTCGAGGAGCCCAAGGACGTGGTCGCTTTCGAAGAGACCGGAAGCTACCGGGGCGGTTACCACGTGCTCATGGGGAAGATTTCCCCCCTGGACGGGGTGGGGCCGGAAGACCTTCGGATCGGCGCGCTGGTGGCCCGGATCCGGAGGCAGTCGCCCCGGGAGGTGATCGTGGCCACCGGCTCCGATCCGGAAGGGGAGACCACGGCTTTTTACCTGGCCCGGGTGCTCAAGCCCCTGGGAGTGAAGGTCACCCGCCTGGCGGCGGGAATCCCCCTGGGCACCGCGATCGATTTCGTCGATCCCGGGACTTTGACCCGGGCCCTGGAGGGCCGCCGGGACCTTTGA
- a CDS encoding aldo/keto reductase, giving the protein MQYRRIPGTGEEISILGFGCMRLPVRGGRIDGPRAEAMLKRAVEAGINYFDTAVPYHKGESEPFLGRALAGGLREGVLLADKLSPWLVAARADLEPYLAGQLKRLRTDRIDYYLLHALDREFWEKLRGLGTIEFLENARRRGQIRNLGFSYHGDPDTFREIVDAYGWDFCQIQYNFIDRRLQAGEAGLEYAASRGLGVMIMEPLRGGGLVRNLPPAVADAWKRAPGDLSPAQRSLRWIWNRPEATTVLSGMSAPGQLEENLAAAAAAPLPGELEPEEAEQVERVAALYRDLARTGCTGCRYCLPCPAGVDIPRCFELLDGLAVFGGLGRHRRLYLLGPGGINGPRSDAALCTGCGLCETACPQGLPVRELLREADSVLGGWRLRLGRFPARFWMKLRRRLRRS; this is encoded by the coding sequence ATGCAGTACCGCCGTATCCCCGGCACCGGGGAGGAGATTTCGATTCTGGGGTTCGGCTGCATGCGCCTCCCGGTCCGCGGCGGCCGGATCGACGGCCCCCGGGCGGAAGCCATGCTGAAAAGGGCCGTCGAGGCCGGGATCAACTATTTCGACACCGCGGTTCCCTACCATAAGGGGGAAAGCGAGCCTTTCCTGGGCCGCGCCCTGGCCGGGGGGCTGCGGGAAGGGGTCCTGCTGGCGGACAAGCTCTCTCCCTGGCTGGTGGCGGCCCGCGCCGACCTGGAGCCGTACCTGGCCGGCCAGCTGAAGAGACTGCGGACCGACCGGATCGATTATTACCTCCTGCACGCTCTCGACCGCGAGTTCTGGGAGAAGCTCCGGGGGCTGGGGACGATCGAATTTCTGGAGAACGCGCGCCGCCGCGGCCAGATCCGCAACCTCGGGTTTTCCTACCACGGCGACCCCGACACCTTCCGGGAAATCGTCGACGCGTACGGCTGGGACTTCTGCCAGATCCAGTACAACTTCATCGACCGCCGCCTCCAGGCCGGGGAGGCGGGCCTGGAGTACGCCGCTTCCCGGGGGCTGGGGGTGATGATCATGGAGCCGTTGCGGGGCGGGGGGCTGGTTCGGAACCTGCCCCCGGCGGTGGCGGACGCCTGGAAACGGGCTCCGGGGGACCTGAGCCCCGCCCAGCGTTCTCTGCGATGGATCTGGAACCGGCCGGAGGCGACGACGGTCCTGTCGGGGATGAGCGCTCCCGGGCAGCTGGAGGAAAACCTGGCCGCGGCCGCCGCGGCCCCGCTTCCGGGAGAATTGGAGCCGGAGGAAGCGGAACAGGTGGAACGGGTGGCCGCTCTCTACCGGGACCTGGCCCGGACCGGTTGCACCGGTTGCCGGTACTGCCTCCCCTGCCCGGCGGGGGTGGATATTCCCCGCTGCTTCGAACTTCTGGACGGCCTGGCCGTTTTCGGCGGCCTCGGCCGCCACCGCCGGCTGTACCTGCTCGGGCCCGGAGGGATCAACGGGCCGCGTTCCGACGCCGCCCTCTGCACCGGCTGCGGGCTCTGCGAGACCGCCTGCCCCCAGGGGCTTCCCGTCCGGGAACTGCTCCGGGAAGCGGATTCGGTCCTCGGGGGCTGGCGCCTGCGCCTGGGGCGCTTCCCGGCCCGCTTCTGGATGAAGCTCCGCCGGCGTCTGCGCCGTTCCTGA
- a CDS encoding thiamine pyrophosphate-dependent enzyme, with the protein MALTLKELSKNPEIISPGHRACAGCGSMIAIRQALMAVDGPVVLAFATGCMEVSTTIYPYTAFRVPYIHNAFENAAATISGVETAYRALKKKGKIGEDVKFIAFGGDGGTYDIGLQSLSGALERGHDFLYICYNNEAYMNTGIQRSSATPFGASTTTCPAGDVVPGKKQFPKDLTAIVAAHHIPYVAQASPHNWRDYIAKVKKALDIRGPKFINVLASCFRGWRVPQFDSVEINRLAVETCFWPLYEVDNGRWQLNYKPKQKLPIEEWIKSQGRFKHLLRPENRELLSEFQAWVDAQWEQLLAKTGDEVRKVGA; encoded by the coding sequence ATGGCACTGACGTTAAAAGAACTTTCGAAAAACCCCGAAATCATCAGTCCCGGCCACCGGGCCTGCGCCGGCTGCGGGAGCATGATCGCCATCCGGCAGGCGCTGATGGCGGTGGATGGGCCGGTGGTTCTCGCCTTCGCCACCGGCTGCATGGAGGTTTCGACCACGATCTATCCCTACACCGCTTTCCGGGTGCCCTACATCCACAACGCCTTCGAGAACGCGGCCGCCACCATCAGCGGGGTGGAGACCGCCTACCGGGCCTTGAAGAAGAAGGGAAAGATCGGCGAGGACGTCAAATTCATCGCCTTCGGCGGCGACGGCGGCACCTACGATATCGGGCTGCAGTCGCTTTCCGGGGCGCTGGAGCGGGGGCACGACTTCCTCTACATCTGCTACAACAACGAAGCCTACATGAACACCGGGATCCAGCGCTCCTCGGCCACCCCGTTCGGGGCCTCGACCACGACCTGCCCCGCCGGGGACGTCGTCCCGGGAAAGAAACAGTTTCCCAAGGATCTGACCGCGATCGTGGCCGCCCACCACATCCCCTACGTCGCCCAGGCCTCGCCCCACAACTGGCGCGATTACATCGCCAAGGTCAAAAAAGCCCTGGATATCCGGGGCCCCAAGTTCATCAACGTTCTCGCCTCCTGTTTCCGGGGTTGGCGCGTGCCCCAGTTCGATTCGGTCGAGATCAACCGGCTGGCGGTGGAAACCTGTTTCTGGCCGTTGTACGAAGTGGACAACGGCCGCTGGCAGCTCAACTACAAGCCCAAGCAGAAGCTCCCCATCGAGGAATGGATCAAGAGCCAGGGCCGGTTCAAGCACCTGCTGCGCCCGGAGAACCGGGAACTGCTGTCGGAGTTCCAGGCCTGGGTCGACGCCCAGTGGGAGCAGCTCCTGGCCAAGACCGGCGACGAGGTGCGCAAGGTCGGCGCCTGA
- a CDS encoding 2-oxoacid:acceptor oxidoreductase family protein, which produces MAELTEIRWHGRGGQGAKTVAEFLALVALNEGKYSQGFPEYGPERSGAPIKGYTRISDSPIKMHSAVYTPQVVLVLDTSLMGAVDVCEGLVPGGTVILNTPHSPEEVVREYPALADKIVWTLDADGIARDEIGRPIPNMPMLGALVRATGAVEMKTVEENIRKEFSGKFSEKVLEGNIRAVRRAGEEARSNRAATAGS; this is translated from the coding sequence ATGGCGGAGTTGACGGAAATCAGGTGGCACGGGCGGGGAGGTCAGGGTGCGAAGACGGTCGCGGAGTTCCTCGCCCTGGTCGCCCTCAACGAAGGGAAGTACAGCCAGGGTTTCCCGGAGTACGGGCCGGAGCGGTCCGGCGCTCCGATCAAGGGCTACACCCGGATCAGCGACAGCCCCATCAAGATGCACTCGGCCGTCTACACCCCCCAGGTCGTGCTGGTGCTCGACACCAGCCTGATGGGGGCCGTCGACGTCTGCGAAGGACTGGTCCCGGGGGGCACCGTCATTCTCAACACCCCTCATTCGCCCGAGGAAGTCGTCCGGGAATACCCGGCCCTGGCGGACAAGATCGTCTGGACCCTGGACGCCGACGGGATCGCCCGGGATGAGATCGGCCGGCCCATCCCCAACATGCCCATGCTCGGAGCGTTGGTCCGGGCCACCGGGGCGGTCGAGATGAAGACGGTGGAGGAAAACATCAGGAAAGAATTTTCCGGGAAATTTTCGGAAAAGGTTCTGGAAGGCAACATCCGGGCGGTCCGGCGCGCCGGCGAGGAAGCCCGGAGCAACCGGGCGGCAACAGCTGGGAGTTGA
- a CDS encoding transketolase C-terminal domain-containing protein, which translates to MSTIKALTGNEAGAEAMRQIDPDVVPAYPITPQTELMQKFSGFVSDGKVTTEMILVESEHSAMSAAVGAAAAGARVMTATSANGLALMWEVVYIAASSRLPIVMAVVNRALSAPINIHCDHSDTMGARDSGWIQIYGENSQEVYDNLIQAVKIAEDPRVLLPVMSTHDGFIISHTMERVETLEDSRVRSFVGEHTARYPLLDTAHPVTYGPLDLQDYYFEHKMQQAQAVIEARKVILEVGEEYGKLSGRSYGFFDEYMTEDAEYVVVALGSAAGTAKAAVDELRERGDKVGVLKLRVFRPFPAREVAEALRGAKAVAVMDRSESFSGNGGPVAAEVRAALYGRTDVPVSDYVFGLGGRDLRIDQVQGIFHDLKRGSYYQQEARHLGVRE; encoded by the coding sequence ATGAGTACGATCAAAGCACTTACGGGGAACGAAGCCGGGGCCGAGGCCATGCGCCAGATCGACCCGGACGTGGTCCCGGCCTACCCGATCACCCCCCAGACGGAGCTGATGCAGAAGTTTTCCGGCTTCGTCAGCGACGGCAAGGTCACCACCGAAATGATCCTGGTCGAATCCGAGCATTCGGCCATGAGCGCCGCGGTCGGGGCCGCGGCCGCGGGGGCCCGGGTCATGACCGCCACCTCCGCCAACGGGCTGGCCCTGATGTGGGAGGTGGTCTACATCGCCGCGTCCAGCCGCCTGCCCATCGTGATGGCGGTGGTGAACCGGGCGTTGTCGGCCCCGATCAACATTCACTGCGACCACAGCGACACCATGGGGGCCCGCGATTCGGGGTGGATCCAGATCTACGGCGAAAATTCCCAGGAAGTGTACGATAACCTTATCCAGGCGGTGAAGATCGCCGAGGATCCCCGGGTGCTGCTTCCGGTCATGTCCACCCACGACGGGTTCATCATCAGCCACACCATGGAGCGGGTGGAGACGCTGGAAGATTCGCGGGTCAGGAGTTTTGTGGGAGAGCATACCGCCCGGTATCCGCTTCTCGACACCGCCCACCCCGTCACCTACGGCCCCCTCGACCTCCAGGACTATTACTTCGAACACAAGATGCAGCAGGCCCAGGCCGTGATCGAAGCCCGTAAGGTCATCCTGGAGGTGGGGGAGGAGTACGGGAAACTCAGCGGGCGTTCCTACGGGTTTTTCGACGAGTACATGACCGAGGATGCCGAGTACGTCGTGGTCGCCCTGGGATCGGCGGCGGGCACGGCCAAGGCCGCGGTCGACGAGCTGCGGGAACGGGGGGACAAGGTGGGCGTGCTTAAGCTCAGGGTGTTCCGTCCCTTCCCCGCCCGGGAGGTGGCCGAAGCCCTGCGCGGGGCCAAGGCGGTGGCGGTCATGGACCGGTCCGAAAGCTTCAGCGGCAACGGGGGGCCGGTGGCCGCGGAAGTCCGCGCCGCCCTCTACGGCCGCACCGACGTTCCGGTTTCGGACTACGTGTTCGGCCTGGGCGGCCGGGACCTCCGGATCGATCAGGTCCAGGGGATATTCCACGACCTCAAGCGCGGGTCGTATTACCAGCAGGAGGCCCGCCACCTCGGGGTGCGGGAATAA
- a CDS encoding efflux RND transporter permease subunit: MSFSEKFIRRPIMTVLVMVTLVLFGIVAYTQLPVSDLPAVDYPVMTVSVSYPGASPQLMASSCASPLEDQCMQIPGLETLISSNTPGTTSITLGFELGKSVDLIAPDVQAAIQRATGDLPTDLPQPPTYEKTNPSDQPIIYIMLSSATMTGGDLYDYGNTMIAQRINMLEGISKVDIYGAQRAVRVKIDPEKLNALGLSFSDVSSALGQSTVTIPGGDLNGPHRTFSIEPDGQLTTAEEYENLIIAYQDGAPIRIADVGEAIDSLENDLVQVMYGGPDIPMKPGYICIAATKSQGANAVALSQRIRDLLDEIEPTLPGSLEVDVFYDRAIQIKSSVDDVKQTIVIALILVIMVIFLFLGRLSDTMIPSMVLPVTLFGTFLVMMLVGFSLDNLSLMALTLSIGFLVDDAIVVLENTVRYVQAGKKPLEAAIVSMEEISGTVVSTSLALITVFIPLVFMGGVIGKNFQEFALVVIIAIAMSTLMALTLSPMMCARILKGGSEESKPWLERTVERVFKQVVDRYGAMLSWFLHRKYLAILGWVACLVGIGFFFSSLPKSFMPIGDSGTFYGQMVALQGTSTDQIRYFQDRVNSIINSHPEIERLLTVTGSNPGADQSTGMVVGTLKEDRDLTTIEMVQVLTREMQEISNLGQVYIMPMPSLILAAGAESTATGSKYSYVLSGQDKDDVYQASFKLVEEMEKTGQFSGIQNSVKLNMPQLNVELRRDRASALGITAADIETALALYYAKGKTATYLTDIQQYWIMLEAADGFRDLPLDLHNVQIRAPATGELVPLASVADWSIGVGPQNVPHDSRLNSATVSYNLAPGVVLGNATKSLNKILKEILSPQVGGKAQGEAQEFEDAVKSLSVLLLVAVFIMYVILGILYESYIHPFTVLTTLPPAAFGGLFTLYLFGQELSIYAYIGVFMLLGIVSKNGIMMVDFAKEYMEEKGMKPFQAILEACKARFRPILMTSASTVMGTLPIALGYGADGSSRQPLGLVIAGGLLFAQVVTLFITPGIFLYMQTFQEKVLDRFELTRSTSARLAMDKQGVED, translated from the coding sequence ATGAGCTTTTCGGAAAAATTCATCCGCAGGCCGATCATGACCGTCCTGGTCATGGTCACCCTGGTGCTCTTCGGCATCGTCGCCTACACCCAGCTCCCGGTCAGCGACCTGCCCGCGGTCGACTATCCGGTGATGACCGTTTCGGTCAGCTACCCGGGGGCCAGCCCGCAGCTGATGGCTTCCTCCTGCGCCTCGCCGCTCGAGGATCAGTGCATGCAGATCCCGGGGCTGGAGACTCTCATCTCCTCCAACACCCCCGGGACCACCAGCATCACCCTCGGCTTCGAACTGGGCAAGAGCGTGGACCTGATCGCCCCCGACGTCCAGGCCGCCATCCAGCGGGCCACCGGGGACCTCCCCACCGATCTCCCCCAGCCCCCCACCTACGAAAAGACCAACCCCTCCGACCAGCCCATCATCTACATCATGCTCTCCTCCGCCACCATGACCGGGGGCGACCTCTACGATTACGGCAACACCATGATCGCCCAGCGGATCAACATGCTGGAGGGCATCTCCAAGGTCGATATCTACGGCGCCCAGCGGGCGGTACGGGTCAAAATCGATCCGGAGAAGCTCAACGCCCTGGGTTTGAGCTTCAGCGACGTCTCCTCCGCCCTGGGGCAGAGCACGGTCACCATCCCCGGGGGCGATCTCAACGGGCCCCACCGGACCTTCTCCATCGAGCCCGACGGCCAGCTCACCACCGCCGAGGAGTACGAGAACCTGATCATCGCCTACCAGGACGGCGCCCCCATCCGGATCGCCGACGTGGGCGAGGCCATCGACAGCCTGGAGAACGACCTGGTCCAGGTCATGTACGGCGGCCCGGATATACCGATGAAGCCCGGCTACATCTGCATCGCCGCCACCAAGAGCCAGGGCGCCAACGCCGTCGCCCTTTCCCAGCGGATACGGGACCTGCTGGACGAGATCGAGCCCACCCTCCCCGGTTCGCTCGAGGTCGACGTCTTCTACGACCGCGCCATCCAGATCAAGTCTTCGGTCGACGACGTCAAGCAGACCATCGTCATCGCCCTCATTCTCGTCATCATGGTCATCTTCCTCTTCCTGGGGCGCCTCTCCGACACCATGATCCCCTCCATGGTCCTGCCGGTGACCCTCTTCGGGACCTTCCTGGTCATGATGCTGGTCGGCTTCAGCCTCGACAACCTTTCGCTCATGGCCCTGACCCTCTCCATCGGCTTCCTCGTCGACGACGCCATCGTCGTCCTGGAAAACACGGTCCGCTACGTCCAGGCGGGAAAGAAACCGCTCGAGGCCGCCATCGTCAGCATGGAGGAGATCAGCGGGACCGTGGTCTCGACCAGCCTGGCCCTGATCACGGTCTTCATCCCCCTGGTCTTTATGGGGGGGGTGATCGGGAAAAACTTCCAGGAGTTCGCCCTGGTGGTGATCATCGCCATCGCCATGTCCACCCTGATGGCGCTCACCCTCTCGCCGATGATGTGCGCCCGGATACTCAAGGGCGGGAGCGAGGAATCCAAGCCCTGGCTGGAGCGGACGGTCGAGCGGGTCTTCAAGCAGGTGGTGGACCGCTACGGGGCCATGCTCTCCTGGTTTCTCCACCGGAAATACCTGGCCATCCTGGGCTGGGTCGCCTGCCTGGTCGGAATCGGGTTCTTCTTCTCGTCCCTGCCCAAAAGCTTCATGCCCATCGGGGACAGCGGCACCTTCTACGGCCAGATGGTCGCCCTCCAGGGGACCTCGACCGACCAGATCCGCTATTTCCAGGACCGGGTCAACTCCATCATCAACTCCCACCCCGAAATCGAACGGCTCCTCACCGTCACCGGGAGCAACCCCGGCGCCGACCAGAGCACGGGGATGGTGGTGGGGACCCTCAAGGAAGACCGGGACCTGACCACCATCGAGATGGTCCAGGTCCTGACCCGGGAGATGCAGGAGATCTCCAACCTGGGGCAGGTCTACATCATGCCCATGCCTTCCCTGATCCTGGCCGCGGGCGCGGAGAGCACGGCCACCGGCAGCAAGTACTCCTACGTCCTCTCCGGGCAGGACAAGGACGACGTCTACCAGGCCTCGTTCAAGCTGGTGGAAGAGATGGAGAAAACCGGACAGTTCTCCGGGATTCAGAACAGCGTCAAGCTGAACATGCCCCAGCTCAACGTCGAACTCAGGCGGGACCGGGCCTCCGCCCTGGGGATCACCGCCGCCGACATCGAGACCGCCCTGGCGCTCTACTACGCCAAGGGTAAGACCGCCACCTACCTCACCGACATCCAGCAGTACTGGATCATGCTCGAGGCGGCGGACGGGTTCCGGGACCTGCCCCTCGACCTCCACAACGTCCAGATCCGGGCGCCGGCCACGGGCGAACTGGTCCCCCTGGCCTCGGTGGCCGACTGGAGCATCGGGGTCGGCCCCCAGAACGTCCCCCACGACAGCCGGCTCAACTCCGCCACCGTCTCCTACAACCTGGCTCCGGGCGTGGTCCTGGGGAACGCCACCAAGTCCCTGAACAAGATCCTCAAGGAGATCCTCTCTCCGCAAGTGGGGGGGAAGGCCCAGGGCGAAGCCCAGGAGTTCGAGGACGCGGTCAAGAGCCTCTCCGTCCTCCTGCTGGTGGCGGTCTTCATCATGTACGTCATTCTCGGCATCCTCTACGAGAGCTACATCCATCCCTTCACGGTGCTGACCACGCTTCCCCCGGCCGCCTTCGGAGGCCTGTTCACCCTCTACCTCTTCGGCCAGGAACTCTCGATCTATGCCTACATCGGGGTCTTCATGCTCCTGGGAATCGTCTCCAAGAACGGCATCATGATGGTCGACTTCGCCAAGGAATACATGGAAGAAAAGGGGATGAAGCCCTTCCAGGCCATCCTCGAAGCCTGCAAGGCCCGGTTCCGCCCCATCCTCATGACCAGCGCCTCCACGGTGATGGGGACCCTTCCCATCGCCCTGGGCTATGGGGCCGACGGCTCCTCCCGGCAGCCGCTGGGGCTGGTCATCGCCGGCGGCCTGCTCTTCGCCCAGGTGGTCACCCTCTTCATCACCCCGGGGATCTTCCTCTACATGCAGACCTTCCAGGAAAAGGTCCTCGACCGTTTCGAGCTGACCCGCTCGACCTCGGCCCGCCTGGCCATGGATAAACAGGGCGTCGAAGACTGA
- a CDS encoding 4Fe-4S binding protein: MSEEKKPGWKEIPIGGVITEAGNAIEYKTGDWRSERPVVDKAKCINCLQCWVFCPDGSIMVRDEAMAGFDYDHCKGCSICAHICPVQAIEMISEERVSEIETDEWGIRKQ, from the coding sequence ATGAGCGAGGAGAAAAAACCGGGCTGGAAAGAGATTCCGATCGGCGGGGTGATCACCGAAGCCGGCAACGCCATCGAATACAAGACCGGGGATTGGCGTTCGGAACGCCCGGTCGTGGATAAGGCGAAGTGCATCAACTGTCTCCAATGCTGGGTATTCTGCCCCGACGGTTCCATCATGGTCCGCGATGAAGCCATGGCCGGGTTCGATTACGACCATTGCAAGGGGTGCTCGATCTGCGCCCATATCTGCCCGGTCCAGGCGATCGAGATGATCTCGGAAGAACGGGTCTCGGAAATCGAGACCGACGAATGGGGCATCCGCAAGCAATAA
- a CDS encoding YbaB/EbfC family nucleoid-associated protein: MAGYAKMLKQAAQMQKRLMDLQGRLDELKAEGTAGGGMVKAVVNGKKELLSLSISPEVVDPADVAMLEDMVVAAVRQAAAEVERVSRDQISDLTGGMSLPGLGI, encoded by the coding sequence ATGGCCGGATACGCGAAAATGCTGAAGCAGGCGGCCCAGATGCAGAAACGGTTGATGGATCTGCAGGGGCGCCTGGACGAACTGAAGGCGGAAGGGACGGCCGGAGGGGGCATGGTCAAGGCGGTGGTGAACGGGAAGAAGGAACTGCTCTCCCTCTCCATCTCCCCGGAAGTGGTCGACCCCGCCGACGTCGCCATGCTCGAAGACATGGTCGTCGCCGCCGTCCGCCAGGCGGCGGCAGAAGTCGAGCGCGTCTCCCGGGATCAGATCTCGGACCTGACCGGGGGAATGAGCCTCCCCGGCCTGGGCATCTAG
- a CDS encoding efflux RND transporter periplasmic adaptor subunit has protein sequence MKTVRLFRAVSSILAPAVLAAAGCSQKQPAPSLPPARVTVATAKQETPALVYSTFGTLVSPASVDIVAQATGKLVAVHFHEGDTVKAGDALFTVETGIYQAQMESAQAQLAQAEAQLKLDTITLERNRGLLAKKLISQQDYDSLQTQVDASQAQRDLAAAQLDQARINREYCSVISPVAGKTGKRLVDPGNVVLADQGPTLVTVKQIDPLYVDFSVSEKYFQELAAQLAKGPLALALVPAGDTASYPGTLSFLNNTVEPSNASFDLRGVVENRDSRLWPGQYVTVTLTYGNVKDAVVVPGDAVQVGQKGPYVFVVDGDHKARMRNPVKLGPTIEDGVIVLDGVKAGETVVTSGQLGLRDGRPIEVIDDQGAQGAQPSPAAAGKTK, from the coding sequence ATGAAAACCGTCCGGTTATTCAGGGCCGTAAGCTCGATCCTGGCCCCGGCCGTCCTGGCCGCGGCCGGATGTTCCCAAAAGCAGCCCGCCCCGTCCCTGCCTCCGGCCCGGGTGACGGTGGCCACGGCCAAACAGGAAACTCCGGCCCTGGTCTACAGCACCTTCGGGACCCTGGTGTCTCCGGCCAGCGTGGACATCGTCGCCCAGGCCACCGGAAAGCTGGTGGCGGTCCATTTCCATGAAGGAGACACGGTCAAGGCCGGTGACGCCCTCTTTACCGTCGAAACCGGCATCTACCAGGCCCAGATGGAGTCGGCCCAAGCCCAACTGGCCCAGGCCGAAGCCCAGCTCAAGCTCGACACCATAACCCTGGAGCGCAACCGCGGCCTGCTGGCCAAGAAACTGATCTCCCAGCAGGACTACGACAGCCTGCAGACCCAGGTGGACGCGTCCCAGGCCCAGCGCGACCTGGCCGCGGCCCAGCTGGATCAAGCCCGGATCAATCGGGAGTACTGCTCCGTGATCTCCCCGGTGGCGGGGAAGACGGGGAAACGCCTGGTCGATCCCGGGAACGTGGTCCTGGCCGACCAGGGGCCGACCCTGGTCACGGTCAAGCAGATCGACCCTCTCTACGTCGATTTCTCGGTTTCCGAGAAATACTTCCAGGAGCTGGCGGCCCAGCTGGCCAAGGGGCCCCTCGCCCTAGCCCTGGTGCCGGCGGGGGATACGGCCTCGTATCCCGGAACCCTCTCCTTTCTCAACAACACCGTGGAACCGTCGAACGCCAGCTTCGACCTCCGGGGCGTCGTCGAAAACCGGGACAGCCGGCTCTGGCCCGGGCAGTACGTCACGGTCACCCTGACCTACGGCAACGTCAAGGACGCCGTGGTCGTTCCCGGCGACGCGGTCCAGGTCGGGCAGAAGGGGCCGTACGTCTTCGTCGTCGACGGCGACCACAAGGCCCGCATGCGCAACCCGGTCAAGCTCGGGCCCACCATCGAGGACGGCGTAATCGTCCTCGACGGGGTCAAGGCGGGCGAAACCGTGGTCACCTCCGGCCAGCTGGGCCTGCGCGACGGAAGACCGATCGAAGTGATCGACGACCAGGGCGCTCAGGGCGCGCAACCGTCCCCGGCCGCCGCCGGGAAGACGAAGTGA